Proteins encoded within one genomic window of Carassius carassius chromosome 22, fCarCar2.1, whole genome shotgun sequence:
- the LOC132099132 gene encoding uncharacterized protein LOC132099132: MDSRQPSFTPRKSTLIHQGPPKRIRLHTERKVLNENGKVRKWTYGKKDTSKQNKTVLLVGETGAGKTTLINTMVNYLLNVNFEEEIWYEITEEEAGDQSESQTSEITMYEVCPVESPLTLTIIDTPGYGDTRGLEKDLDVAANLATLFQSIDGVREVDGVCFVIQASKNRLSDRQHYIISSILSLFGKDIMNNIVFLITHSDGMAPKNVLGAINKVKIPCRRDKSGQPVYFLFNNRQADARPTQERHIRAQSDAWEASVDSMKHFLHSMNEMNTRSLEMTSDVLIERIQLEAAICNLQLRIQEKEQKKAEKLQIQEAIKQNKEKIENCKNFAIKVKNTIKEKVPIESASWKNRKATICTVCEENCHEFDCWFVSDPSNCEVMSKGYCTVCTGKCHHSKHVKENKKYIIKSSFMMMEFDDINKEYEQAKEKSKRFSIIMDSLDKELQEIETQKSILLFNAYKTIKHLSQIALKPDSAFTLKNLDFFIPRLKEAGKENWVRELEEMRRTAEAEEANKDALSYLKAGLTKLFLGGQS, translated from the exons ATGGATTCCAG ACAGCCAAGTTTTACACCACGCAAATCAACTCTGATTCATCAAGGACCTCCAAAACGCATACGTTTACATACAGAAAGAAAAGTGCTTAATGAAAATGGGAAAGTCAGAAAATGGACCTATGGGAAAAAGGACACCAGTAAGCAAAACAAAACTGTTCTATTGGTGGGAGAGACTGGAGCTGGCAAGACAACTCTCATCAACACCATGGTCAACTACTTACTAAATGTGAATTTTGAGGAAGAAATATGGTATGAAATCACTGAAGAAGAAGCTGGAGACCAATCAGAATCACAAACCTCTGAAATCACCATGTATGAGGTCTGTCCTGTAGAGAGTCCTCTAACTCTTACCATCATTGATACTCCAGGCTACGGAGACACTAGGGGACTTGAAAAAGATCTGGATGTTGCTGCAAATTTAGCCACTCTGTTTCAGAGCATTGATGGAGTTCGTGAAGTTGATGGCGTGTGTTTTGTGATTCAAGCATCTAAGAATCGTCTCTCAGACAGGCAGCATTACATTATCAGTTCAATTCTGTCTTTGTTTGGAAAAGACATTATGAACaacattgtatttttaatcacacACTCTGATGGTATGGCGCCCAAAAACGTCCTCGGTGCTATCAATAAAGTTAAAATCCCTTGCAGACGAGACAAAAGTGGCCaacctgtttattttttattcaacaatCGGCAGGCTGATGCCCGTCCCACTCAAGAGCGGCACATTCGTGCTCAAAGCGATGCCTGGGAAGCCAGCGTGGACAGCATGAAGCATTTCCTTCACTCTATGAATGAAATGAATACAAGAAGTTTAGAAATGACTTCAGATGTACTCATAGAGCGCATTCAATTAGAAGCAGCCATCTGCAATTTACAGCTGCGTATTCAGGAGAAGGAGCAGAAAAAAGCTGAAAAACTTCAGATTCAGGaggcaataaaacaaaacaaggagAAGATTGAAAACTGTAAAAACTTTGCCATTAAAGTCAAAAACACGATCAAAGAGAAGGTGCCCATTGAAAGTGCTTCATGGAAGAACAGGAAGGCAACAATCTGCACCGTCTGCGAGGAAAACTGTCATGAGTTTGACTGCTGGTTTGTTTCTGATCCCAGCAATTGTGAAGTCATGAGTAAAGGCTACTGCACTGTGTGCACTGGGAAGTGTCATCACAGCAAACatgtaaaagaaaacaagaaatacATAATCAAATCCTCATTTATGATGATGGAATTTGATGACATTAATAAGGAATATGAACAAGCTAAAGAAAAATCCAAGAGGTTTTCGATCATAATGGATTCACTTGACAAAGAGCTGCAAGAGATTGAAACCCAAAAGTCAATTCTTCTGTTCAATGCTTACAAGACCATCAAGCATCTGTCTCAGATCGCATTAAAGCCAGATTCTGCCTTCACTCTTAAGAATCTTGACTTCTTCATCCCCAGACTGAAGGAGGCTGGGAAAGAAAACTGGGTCCGAGAGCTGGAGGAAATGAGGAGAACCGCTGAAGCTGAGGAAGCAAATAAAGATGCTTTGAGTTATCTTAAAGCTGGTCTGACAAAACTATTCCTCGGTGGGCAAAGTTGA